tattattatataatatcttaaaatCGTTACGagaatcaataaattttaaattctgatTTGTTGCtagttttttctatttgagTAAGGAAGCAATCTTTgcttattttatgttttaaaacacTCCCCTCCAAACATTAACCAATAAACtactaaaaattttatattataagttaaataaaaacaaaacaaaacaaaaaaacatgcatgcaTAGCAGGAGAATATATTTGAGTCTTATCCATTgctataatataaattaattgttATGATGTAGCAATTTTGATCAAATGCATATCTTAATAGTAACAATAAAAAAGGATTAATCTATTAGTTTAAGTACATTAGATTTAACTTTAACACTCCTAGATTTTGCTCACAATAGATTTCTTTAGTTCTAgtttatattttcattaaaatcagaaagaaaattaacaaagtTTAGTACTTATCCACAACATCAACTAAGtaaacaaactaataaaaaacccattaatttttattaagtatAGGCACATGGATTGATCTTCCTTTAGTGCTTTGACAACTATAATGATGaagataaaagaaatataagtgCAAGATGGAATATTGaatatttagttttaaaaaataaaaacatgaacatTCATTGTTTCAAGTCACAAAATTTGAAGCACaactaagaaaaagaagacaCATACTCCTATAAATCTTCTATAgtaattaaacaaattaaacacTTTCTTTTTTACACTAACTAAAAGATAGAGTAAATTATTggagaaaaaggaaataaaccatattttatttcaaccataatggaAGCTACAAGagaaaatgtttattttacttagaaaaagtaatatagtttttctCCTTCCTATAACTATATATACTTCTTccaaaaaacattttcctacaAAACACAAACATTATAAACTTCTATGTATAAAATCAAACATTGGTAGAAATTTACCTTAGTACATATATGATCTcttttattcttcaaatttcacctcttttttttttcgatCTCAATAAGGTGGTCTAGGATTTGTCCAAGCATAAGCATCATGATTCAATTGGCCACCATTTGGTAATATATTTGgtgtaaaattataaataggTAATGATGATGGATCATGCAATTCATGTTGTGAATGTTGTTGTGGCCTTCCATCATTTGAACCTAAGGTCGGAGGCGAATTTCCAGCCAGTACTTGTGATTGGCTGGGGTGGTCGCCTCCaacctcttcctcttcttctagtGGCAACCTTTCATAGGTTGCATTAGAAAAAGTGGCAGCTATAATCATTACTGGGCCCGCAGCAATTAATGGCCCAACAACACTACCACCAACCACTTGTCCTTGGCCTCCGGCCAAGTAAACAGTTAGCCCAGTCGAGCCAGGAGGGGCTGGACCAGGTAAAAATGCTCCGGTCAATGATAAAATCTCGAATCTTCCTTGTAAAACAACAGCACTTGGAGATGATGGTTGTCTTAGGGTTACATTTGCTACCGAGCCATTCCCACTAAGTACACAAACACCACGTTGGCGCCTCCTCGCGAATTGTGCAATACAATCCGCGACATCTGTCCCTCCTGCCACCTCCATGATGTGGCTACGGAGGGCATTAGGGCTATCCCGGGTCACAAAAATTGGGGGTTTGGGCTTGTTCTTGGATCCTGGTGGTCGACCTCTAGGTCTTCTATTACCAACCTCAACCGCGCCTTCTTTAGGCTCATGATCACCATTTTCTCTatcattatcttcttgattttcaCCACTACTCCCACTCTCATTCACCGAAAGCTGCTTCGTCAGAAGCATAGGTGGGCAAGATCCTGGCTCAAGCCCGGACATGCCCACCTGACCACCCCACCAATTAGCCATAATTCCAAAATTCACCAAGAAAAAATTAGctcaaattcaagatttttacttatttccttatttttgaACCTAAAAAAGTTGGACCTATCTTGAAGATAtataaaaccccccttttttaATCTATACTTCTTGTGAAGATAAAATTAGGGTTATATAAGGAATAAATTTCCTTTAAAGGAGAATTAGATGCACAAGAAGTTCATGGAATCAAGtaaagagaaaaacaaagatGATATGATAGCTAGAATtagcaaaatatatttttattttttataaaaaaaagaaacaaaaaaataagaaaaagatgtAAAAAAAGGTGAAGATCTAAATTAAGAAACAAATgcaaattatagaaaaatagaAACTCTGGACAGAATCAAACCcaaagggagaaaaaaaaaagagaataaagCACAAATAGAGATTGAAAAAACTAATAACAAAGTTTATATTACAtagtatattttatatcatatgtcttttatttatttttttggttttagaaaaaaaaaatatattagaaaaagTCTAAAGGAGAGAATTATGAGAAGGGGGTAAGTAAGAAATGATTTTAGAGAGTTGAtggatatttttctttatagaaGTTTCTTATCAAGTAGTGgtgttttttaaataaaaaaataaaaaatatttttttaaaaaaaatgtgtatttatttgtaatatataaaaattagggTTTCTTGAAGTCTCTGTCCATAGAGTCCAAATTTGTGGGGTCATGTGCGCGTGGGCAGGTGGCGTTGTGGGAAGCACGTCGCTATCTCTTGCCCCAACGTATTCACACTCGATAAAAATTTATCTGCATCGaatcataatattatttattgtaataATATACCGTGAAATTCCATGAATGGatttaataagaataaaatatatgcAAATCTTAACATTATTTTGTTAAGATTTGTTTTAGTCGCACCATGATTGAGTTTATACTAAACTAATAGATTTGTAAAatgtatttaatatatatatttaatatatatatatatatatatcacccGGTTATAAATGGtgattatatgttatttattttattaaatcatttagtCACGATAGATTAACATGATTTGGTAAAAACATCAATGCatactattaaaaaattagGTTTTTTCAGGTGAATAAATGAGATATTTATgctagaaaatataatttttcttcctATTTCATACAAATTAAGTCactgaaaaatttgaaaatagattctacaagaaaatattgaatatgcattgaacatttttttttcaaatgaaaatacttatgtttctttttactttataattaaaCTTCATTATATAACTGATAGTTTATAATTACACTTCAAGATTATAAATGTCATTTTTACAGAGAGAGTTACCTATAAATATCATTAAGATGACCTAAAATCTACTACAAATTAAAAGTTCACATAATTTTGTATGtaagtttaaaaattttaacCTATATTTactgataatataaaaatatttacagtATTTGTGTGTTTAATCTATTATAATATGTAAcctgttttatttttaagtattaattaatttcaattattctattatgaataattactcttaattattttctaatgaCAACTATGTAAGGTTTTAGTTAACGACTTTGTCTTTAGCCTATTAAATTATTGATATGTAATCATTGatgttataaataataatgaatttttttaattattaattgaacaaatagtatattttttttcggTAGCTAggtagtataaaataatatatggttgaatataattttaaaaaaaggcaaaatgctcacatcaacataatattaaaatggtactattataaaaattataaaaacatatatatgtactaAATTGAGTTGTGAAATTTAATTGGTGAACTTTGCCATAatggataatatttttttttttatatttattggacaaattaattaaaatagcaCGAGTGAAAAATCTACATAAAATAAACCTAGTTGTTTTCTTTAAGTTGTTagattttcaatataaattgtGTTCCATTAATTTGGGACCTCCCATGTGGCATTTGTTACTATGTTCAAATCATATATTTAGTGTGTATATTAGCCACATAATATAAGTATTTACATGTCTAGTGAAACAACAATTAATGTTTAgtcaaataatgaaaataaattaatcattattttcCTTTATCAGATTTTGATAAATATCTTACTCTCTTCGTGATCTTGTTTCATTTTATCTGTCACGTTTTTTACTTTGTATTTGCattgaaaaataatgtaatcTTACTCTtccctatttaattttttttggagttcAAGTTTTCAATCaatgatatgaattattttattttgataatttaactAATGAACATAAATCATTTACTTAGCTTTTCTAAATtagtcaaatatatatttaactaataacTCACTAGGGTAAAAAATGAACATAATAATGTATGCGtcaattttatgaaatgacaaatattataaactaattatttatataaaaaaatgacgCATAAAATGGGACAGAGGGAGTCTTGGTTAACAAATAAGTAACATAAAAGGCATCAATCTTGACTTTGACTTTAATTAAGTTTTACAATGTGGCATTAATTATCCACACGTGTACTAGCCTTCAAAATTGCCAGCACATTAGTGAAATTTAATGCCAATATCCATGtaggtaaataaaagaaaatatttattacgtataaaaatatttaatattgaagTAAACATTATACATAAAAGTGTAAGTATTAAATATACTGTTTATAAATGTATATTACGACATGATACATTGCACATCAGAATAAATGTATATTACGACATATAAAGAGCTATAGGtattaatcttttaaaaattcttaaaataagttgattatatttgatatgaatATCATATCTACACTTATATATTATATCGATATAGATATTATACGAATTTTAAAGAATCGACACAATATAGATATGTGTTAAAAACAACAATGAAAGATTCTCCTCCTGTTATATGCACCAAATTGTTTTGTCTGATTGATgattttttaacataaaaaacaCGTTTCTCATGATATGTGGGAAAAAAAACATTGTGGTGTCAAATGcacatgaaagaattaaaacGTGGCATTTTATTAATAGCTCAATGTTTcaccaatttatttatttgttacttttttagtTCCATATGAGATATTATAAatggaaaatttgaataataaaatataaaatagatatcGACCTTACTTCAATAAAACGTAAGATAAGataatattgtttttaaaaagttatatgtTATAATCTTTTGTTTTGAGTAAGTTCATTGCTTATATGGTTACTcgattataataattatataataaagtttcttattattattttgacggggaaattgtatttttcaaagttCGAGTTATTTATCTCCACCCACCCCCcaaaaagaaagttaaaaaaaaattgaagtgtaAATCTCAATGTGAATTAATCAAGCAAAATAATTTGATAGGTTGTGGAGTAGACTATAGTGGTGAGAAACGAACttatttgtaaaaattaaaTCTCAAACTTATTAGAAAATTGAATAGGTAAAACCTACAGAGTAAAAGCACTTTTAACgtttaattttcaaagtttaaGATGACAAGATTAACATAGTTAAATGTCGTGGAAAAACATCTCAACCTACCATTTGTCACTGTCAAAAATTGACATTtcaatatgatttatatataggAACGTTAAAAGTAGTATATTTAAATCtgaatgtatatctaaatgctTAAAATGTTGATTTGATATCTGAATTCTAAATGATTTGttttttagtataaaaataaaaattgtacaATATCGTTGCAGTCGTCAAAATAAATCATTACGTCAgtagcgattttaccgttttggttagaaagtattttgatattatccttttaaattttttattaactttttttgcCCTTTAGGCTTCGGACTCGATGGTTTGTAGTGGTGGGTTGATAGTTGGTGCTACTGGCTAGTAATACTGATGATGATCTGTGATAGTGGAGGTGGTTAGTGTTGTAATGATCATGATTGACGCGAAAATGATGATTGTGATGGTAACTACGATTGACTGCAATAGTGGTAATGACTGATAGTGATGGTAAATATTACGTGACGggttaatcagtagagtattaGTCTTATTCATCCTACCGAATGAGCCTTTTTAGTTTTGTGGCTTGTTGAGTAAGATATCATAAATTATAAGTCAATTCGAATAGTGAATAATTCAATTTCGTGACGATTAATAACCAAACCAAATGAAAGCTACTTTTCGAGGAAATTTTCAAAGCACGAGAGAAGATTAGTTTTAAGTGTCGATACAATGGgtcaaatattcaaaatcatattgtaactaaacaaatattattaattgttCAATGAAGCCGGCACAAAGACATTGGTAAAAATATTACCGGACTTTCAACATTTTTCAGTTAAAAAAACAGAAGTTGTCACAGCATAACATTGAAATATATGCTTAATATACACGTCtatgaaccaaaaaaaaaaaacaattctttTGTCAAGTTTATAATACCACATTGCTTTCTGTATGATTTTTCAAACATATGACTAAAGATCTCTTCCGTTTCAACGATTTGACACAacatgaaatataatatttacGATGCCAGCTTTTACCGATGAGAATGGTGAAAGTGTGTTGTGGCCAACTAATTTGGATGAACAATCTTAGTGATCCTGACCCTCAACCATACATGAAATACATGAGAAACctgcaagaaaaaaaaaacaaatggagATTAAGGACACTTCTGTGTTTCATCTCCGTCTCTTCGGTTTACTAATATATGTTTCCAGGAAACAATAAAATGATTCTTTAGTTCTCAAGATGACAGAAACATACAAAGCTAACAGGCCAGACCGTAGAAATAACAACAACTACTACTCTACTACACCTCAATCCCAAAACTAGTTGAGATCAGCTATATGGATCCTCAGTATCCATGTCGCTTCATTTAAACAAGTCTCaagatattttctttttgatcatttttattCGCCAAGTTTGCATGAATTTCAATAGATTGCAAGTCTTTCAATATGACTGACTTCCGTGTAACTTTTAGGTTTCCTTACTGCTTAAACAAATTCATTAACTATATTTCCATACATATGACAATGTAGGACTGACCGACCAATCTCAAGGGGCCTTCTTTCATCTTACTTTGTACGCTTGCTACTTGCACCTTTTGCTGAATGTGATCGTGTATAATCTTATTTTACCACACATACATCTTAACATACCCATTTTCCAACACTCATCTTGTGGATGTGGTTGACATCATGAGCTCAACATTAGCTCATTTATAGTATTGTTAGTCCTACAACTGTTTTATAGAACTGAGGTTTCACTTTGATAGGTTCATCTTATCAATAACACTCCAACGATACTCCTGACTGTAGATATTAGGCATCATATTCCTGGTCTAATCTCATCTTAACTTCACATTTCTGATACTAGCTAAACCTGCAGTATATATATTCATCTTACCTGctgtatatatatctatcttACTCCAATGTATCCTAAAATTTTCTTCGAAGTCTTTTTCCATAACCAAAGTTTTTTACAAACATTCCCTCGTTAGTTTATCAATTCATACAATATGGTCAGCATATCATTCATGCATCATGGATGAAAAATGGTTATACCCAGCTCCAATACATTGATTTAAATAGGTCTAATTTCTAGCATAGGCTCATAGATAGCCATCAATTGCCTCAATGATATCATCATGTCAGTAACTTCATTTGGTTTGTTTTTAACCAATAGTCTCACTCTCATTAGCAATTTTGCAACAAAAAGTTAGTACCAAAAGAGAAAAGGTAACAGTGCAAGTTTACGTACTTCTCACTGCAGGGATATATATAAAAGCAAGTTTTTGCATTTACTGTCTCGTATAAAAAATGTGAACTGCAGAATCCAAGTAGAGATGCTTACCTAAATATGTAGTATATTAGGAAAAAGGAAAGTACGAAGTATCCAacaagtttgcacactttctgATTCGATTTCTTCTCAAACACCTAAGAAAGTAAATGAACTGTTAGACTAGCATCTGATAAAAGGAAATTACGGGAAAAGATAGCATATCCTATAAGTATGTCAGACACAACCTCAGACACACACGacataataacaatataaatcaCGTGTGCTTACCATCTTGAACCGATCCATAGTTCCTGACATGATTCCTCTAGATGAATCCATCTCATTCCCCTAATGGAAATaatccaaaaaaagaaaaagttaacaAAGTGTACAAAAGAAATTCCAAAAATAGCTGCATTACCGAAAAAGTTAACTAGTAGTGTACAAAAGAAGATTCACAAAATTAGCTGGCTTACCATTCGGTCTAGCATCTTGTTGTGGGTCTCCACCTCCTCATGTATGTCACCTGTTAACTGCCCAAGTGCTAATATATTATCATTGCTTTAAAGAACATTTAAAATTACATAGCAGATATGCTGGAACTCCAAAACTAATATCATTAATGCTTAAGAATATTACACATGATATGACAACAGAAAGAACAGCTTTTATTTATAAAGCTCTGCGCATCATGTCATAAATTTTTAATGCACATATGCAACTTCAGTAGGCAAAAGTTTTACAAGTGTAGCTTTCCCAGTGAAAGTAGCACCAGAAATTTGAGCATGAATGATTAGCCTCCAGAGGGTCAATAACACTGGGCACACATTGTTTCTCCAACTTCCTGATTTTCAGTGTCACTTGTATTTTTGGTGCAAGGAGAAACTACCATGTTGTATTGATAGTTGGTAAAACTTGGTGGAAGATAGTGTATTACCCAAGCAAAGTCACAAGCacattttgtacttatttttcatCACTTGGTGTTTATTAATGAAACTTTTTGACTAGTCAAGAAAATAACAGTAGCATAAGGCAATGTGGTCCATAAGATATCAATGAAGTCTACTGCTGCCATGGACACAAGCATGATGTTGCAAGTTCAATGACACTGTTAGTGAAATTGTCATCATATTGCAGTAATATGTCAACCATCTGGGACCATCCTTTGCTGACACCTCACATAAGGATTGAGTGACAGCCCTTGAAGATGAAtggaattaataaaaattctaggCACTGCCACTTTGGTCAATTAGGTTAAAGATAAGATACCATGCATATAGACCATATTGCTCTTCAAAAGTTCTagctcttctttttcttttttccacaGCAACAATGTTCACCTTAAAGAGTTGTAGTGATAAATAATACAACTGTTACGCTGCAGGTCCAATGACATCTAACTCAACGAGTTGTAGTGATAACTAATGATCCTAAAAGTCATCGCTTCATTGCTTAAAGCGATGAAGCGAGGGTTAGTGCTTCAAGTGTCGATTCACCACTTCATTGAACTGTGTGTTTCAACAATAATGCGAATTAAGTGGAGCACTAATTTGTACATTACTTATAAAAGTatttaaagacaaaaatattctaaaagtGAGCAATTGCTACATAGTTTTCCTTGTATTACTATTCATTGCATAACAATACCTACATTATTATTAATCGCATAACAATCTCTTCATTATTACGCCTCGTACAATCAATCCTTACATTATAAGAAAAATTGTTTGCATTATTAATTTACTACCCACACATAACTAGTATGTGAACCAAACTCAAAAGTATTAACGTTTCGTGCTTTTTGAAAATTCTACTTAATTTCAAAGGTAATGAAGCTTGGGCAGAAACCACGGCTACTCAACGGAGTATATGATCTAAAACAAAGAGAGGGAGTAATATAGAAAATAGACGGAAAgaagataaatgaaatattgCAGAACTTACTTTCTTTAAAAAGCTGACTCTGTCCTGTAAGCTATCAACAGCTTTGTCATTGTCTCGTTCATCAAGATCACGGGGATAGGAAGATGAAGCCCTTATACCACCTTCCTCAATACTATCGTAGTTATCAAAGAGAGCAGCTCTATGGGCTCGATGATCCCTGTGGACCAAGAAGTTCAAATGCAATTACTAAGGCCATGAAACAAGAATAACAGAGACTTCTGGATATTATGTGTTTGCAGTCAGTAAAGTAACTACATCTATTTCTTTGCTATGTATCTCATTTTACAAGAGACACCCAGCAAATAGAGCATTCACTTGGCACACAAAAAATGAGATCATGATAACTGAAATGcaattttttcatgtcttctatgTTCCAACCCCAGTCTAAGCTTCACCATATGTCACAATACACCCTCCAGATATCCAAATTATTTCTCAAAGTTATGCATTATGAAATCTAATCTCAATGCATTTAAGCTGGCATCTTAATCCATCATATTGTCACAATCATGAATTATTTTTCCAGGTATTTAGCCAACATCTCAACATTGGTAGGCTGGTCGTAAGCATCTATTACACTCTTGTTAATTGATTTCCTCCTTAAGACTAGCAAGTTCTTGTTTGAACACTCTTTGAAAGAAGTAACTCAGCTACTCTCAAGTATGTTCACACCAAACTGTTCGACTAACTTCCCTAGCAATGATTTAACATGAGCCAAGAAAAATCAGGGGTATCTGGCTGTCTTTTAAGAAGCAGCAAATCCAAATTACAACAACTATGTCAAACTGCAAAAGGTCAGAAGAATGTGCCAC
The nucleotide sequence above comes from Solanum pennellii chromosome 9, SPENNV200. Encoded proteins:
- the LOC107029706 gene encoding bet1-like SNARE 1-2, whose amino-acid sequence is MSYRRDHRAHRAALFDNYDSIEEGGIRASSSYPRDLDERDNDKAVDSLQDRVSFLKKLTGDIHEEVETHNKMLDRMGNEMDSSRGIMSGTMDRFKMVFEKKSNQKVCKLVGYFVLSFFLIYYIFRFLMYFMYG
- the LOC107029817 gene encoding AT-hook motif nuclear-localized protein 20-like, with protein sequence MANWWGGQVGMSGLEPGSCPPMLLTKQLSVNESGSSGENQEDNDRENGDHEPKEGAVEVGNRRPRGRPPGSKNKPKPPIFVTRDSPNALRSHIMEVAGGTDVADCIAQFARRRQRGVCVLSGNGSVANVTLRQPSSPSAVVLQGRFEILSLTGAFLPGPAPPGSTGLTVYLAGGQGQVVGGSVVGPLIAAGPVMIIAATFSNATYERLPLEEEEEVGGDHPSQSQVLAGNSPPTLGSNDGRPQQHSQHELHDPSSLPIYNFTPNILPNGGQLNHDAYAWTNPRPPY